The Gossypium hirsutum isolate 1008001.06 chromosome D06, Gossypium_hirsutum_v2.1, whole genome shotgun sequence genome contains the following window.
AagacatataaatcaaaatacaagaaaGTCACTAACCTAATATGTATGAGTATGAGCCAAATCAATTAATTCTAGAATCTGGCTTTAAAATCCATATTGGACCTCCTAAGTTTAGTCTTTCAAGgaatcatatattaatatttaattattattaaatttatataattaaatttattaaatttatagaagtaaaattatctattgaggagctcttttccggaaaatgatttacgcttttcaaaagggtaagtcattttacaaggaAAAGGCTTATTTTCCGttgacctgtaagtcattttccgttgaCCAAGCTGTTTTCTGTAAAACAAACAAAGGAAAATGCAGAAAACATTTTCTGTAAAatcttttacatgtaaacaaacgaaCCCTTAGTCTTTAAACTTCATTTTgaaaattaatgaattttaaatgttgttttgagcTGAATTTTTCACAATTGGTTTAAAATAAAATGCTCAAGACACTTGCCagattaattttatgaattatgcaTTTTTTGCTTGTACTATGCAAAAGACGATGTTACCCTTGTTCATGTGTTTACTATATTGTGTTAGAcaaagcatgttttaggcttgTGTGTACAATTATTTGTTTAAGCATATTTATGACTGGTGTGATGGTTGGTTTGTGGTGTGATTGGTGGTCGACTCGTTTCGACCGGGTTTGGGGCGTCacaaaatcggtaaaatttttatttcgaaaaatagaatttatacttggaatataaattctcactattttcgggtAGAAAAAAATATCTCAATGTTGTGTGTTTAGCCCTATGataccatctatttataaggagaagaagtgaaacccttgttgaattagtagaagtctatttcaatagaaaaacaaaatcctagttaaactaggagagagaggggcaacaaccctagttaaatatactatGGTTTGTTGTCTCATGTATTAACATGAGGGACTTTTGGGCCTTTCTCGTATCGTGTCCAATTATAAGTGCttcctagacttttaacccaacactttataattcaatctaacttgagacatgtttttctattttccaaaataaacatcataaattaatttaaataatatccaattaaataattttcttaactcgattctaatttctttaaaatcatgaaaattttatcgtaaaagaatttatgataaaatatatttaatatttttacattcaaCGGATCCAAAAtgtctaattaatttaattccattttcgaacttcaattatttaattaattaaataataatttgaaaaaccataaattaattttcCAGCTTATTTCCATttagtgagaaaaccacatttatttctaaatatttttcatttctccaactttaccatttctatccatttatgttcatttgattcaacatgtaatTTATTTTCGGTTTTAACAAGCTAGCGGAAAGACCAATTggatatatataattagggctcaaatgatttataattaagttttagcttttcacctattaattataaactcatgtAGTCACGAATTTATTCCACCATAGTattgtgactaagctctccctaatgacataccattacgaaagtaaaTCTATCAATGCTCATCCAAtgatcttgtcataagtgtgttaccctcatggGGTATCCTTAATTTCACTGGGATAAATCCGCTCTTTCAATATggtcctattttatcttatggtgaccattacatcttccttcatgaaaaatcaattactatccaataataattaagtcattcatcacaaagacgaatgactCGTTGCCacttttacttttcatctatcatgtaataccaatgagaggatatcatttacccatatctcggactataaattccactattgtgaatgatgctacatactgcaaaagtcgtatacccaacgcatcaactttcgattccttatctatttgaactcaagcttttacttacatcaaagtatacgagtcacacatatataatctgtcatccactcaggattaaggtatgtcacactatgaacgtcacaagtgaataactCCATAAACAAATTCATGATCTATTCTCCTTAGGTTTAGTTTAATGTATTGTCGTTCCAGTCAGTTACATCTATACccctatcttctaggagtcatccgcttcgatgcccaagacaaaacatctttccaattggacttaatagacaacatattagtctttcaattagtttGCTTATTTTCgtttagactaaggacatgtttagattcgtctactaatataagccatcttttcgtattacgatctgaccacgtaatatcgcttagtattaattaaatattagacagccaatgagttaatatttgattctatttttctttacatgcaaaaaccacgtgaggacaatatacaaagggtattaatgtaattcatgaataattttattaaccaatctgttcgaaaaaattcCAAGTGTataaacgaatatactacacttagggcaccaaatccaacacaTGTATGATTGCAATGAACGCTGTGTTGGTTGTGCCAATAGGAAAAAGATTGGCATGGTGTTGATGTGTAATGTTTTCTGGTTTTCTTGCTTTGTTGGGCGGCGATTTTTGTTAGGTGAATATATGATCTTTCATGTCATTTCCCACAAATGAGGTCAATTATTAATATAAGGTTGGAGGCTGATGGTTGAAGGTGGTTTACACCGTGAGTATGGTGTCGAGAACCATAAAGTAGACTACAAATTGGAGAGAAAAAGGTTGCTTTGCCACCCTTGTGGGAGGATGATGCCTTTTATAGATGATGGGTCTTAGAGATATTGCATGTGGGCTTTAGCGAACAACAATCTTATTATATAGGCTAGTGTATAAGGTTATGGGCAACGTGAGAAAGACCATACGGGGAGTAGTTGGTGGATGAAAGCAATGACATTTAGGCTTTGCTTGGTAGAGTCGAAAGAAAATTGGAGGGGTAGAAAACTAGAAGGATGGAAAACATAAATTTTTACATATGTGTGCTTGGTAGGAAAGATGGAAAAtttaaaggaaagaaaataaaacaaattaaaaatgtataattttgaactaaTATACACATCTCTCTCATTTCCTCTCCTCTCataattttaatttggaatgattgatttttatgcattatgatagaaaatgatcCATCTCTCCTATTTTATTTCCTCACTTTTCTTCTCAATGaaatatacttaaaaattattttcttttcagttTTTCACCCTTCCACAATTTTTCGTACCCAACTAAACACAATCACATATGTGGGAGCATTTTGGTTGATGAACGCCTGAGGActtgatattatatatttttatcactcCATATTTCAGTCGACTGGATAGTCCTTTTCTTTAAACAAATGCATAATTGTGTATACTAAATACTTGGTTTAATATTGCAACGTGGCCACGAATTTGATGTCACAATCTTGTTCCCAATCATAATGTAGTGAGAGGTGACCTTGACAATGCCACTTCCAAGTTTTTAAATCCCAAAACCAAACGTGATATTAAGAGGTTTCATTCTAAACAATAAATTGAAACAAATATATTATAGTTTGATTTGGAAAAACTTTATTTATGAGTTATATTATAAGATGATAGTTTTTATTCCAACTTAATGGGATTCAACGATGATTATAAGCAACCCACCAAAGGTCAATTCGAAGCAAAAATCATGACAATCAAACCCTCCGGAAAAGTCTTTAGATCACGCGGTTGTGATGAACGATGATCCCATTGCAACTTTAATCGTCATGCATACAAAATCTTTTCATCATGTCCTCTCCACCATCTTTTGTGTTCTCAGTCCTTGTAGTCATTATATATTTCAAGGTTAGTCGCCctattttaatatttgttaaaattaaaataatttgattgtAGGTGGCGACTATTGGCAAATATATATTAACTTCCAATACCCTAAATTTTATAGTTGTATTTGCTTATATGGCTTTCTACACGTGTAATTCTAGTCACGTATTTTTAATTAAGAtgtcaattaataaattaattgccGAGATTAAATATCCAACTAGTGAAGATAttcgtaattttattttattgaagcAAATCTTCTAGAAGATATGGTTATTGCAACTATGCCAACCTCTTTGTTTTACGAAGTCTAAACAGTCCCAGAACTTGAGAGTCGATAAAGAATGAAAAAACGTTCCTCTGACTGCGGATTTTAGTGTGTAACAGCTGGTATGGTATTCTCTCTGAAGGATTAATACCTAATTTCCCTTTTTTCTCTATCtctttcataaaataattataaacccACACTTTAGAAATCCATTTTGGATTTTTCTAGTACTGTTACCATACGACGAGTCAATTCTGGAAAAAAGAATAGTACAACAAGCGTTTTTCGATTTCTTTGAATCGTCGACTCTTTCTGTGCTTTCATACGGAACATTCCAAATGCCAAAAACAAACTTCTAATTTTCATGGAAAGTCAAAGAGGGCAGCCGCGTCATTTTGTATTGAACCAACTTTTGTGGACTTATGGGCTCCGTTCACCCTATTCATccaatgatgtatatatatacactaatgTCAaactcttgtatatatatatagaaaatacaaAGAACGGTGGAACTTGGAAGATATACTCTTGTTTGTATAGAATGAAGCTGTGAGAGTTGTGCAACACATTTGCAGATTCTGGGAAAAGAGAATGACAGTGATGAAAATTACATTGAGATCCATCATCCCTAGCTGTTCCAAGGGTGTTGTAAAACCAGAAGGCAAGCCTAAGAAGGATGTTTCGAAACAAGGTTCATTTACCAGGTTTGCAATGTTAGACTTCAGTTATCCAAGCTCAATGTTGTCGGAGGATCTGTCTACCTCGCTTGCCGGTTCGAATCTTTATGTTTTTACGCTTGGGGAGCTAAGACTGATAACAAACAGCTTTTCATCGGCTAACTTTCTGGGTCAAGGTGGGTTTGGACCAGTTCATAAAGGGTTCATTGATGACAAGCTTAGGCCTGGATTGAAAGCTCAATCGGTGGCTGTTAAGCTCCTGGATTTAGAAGGCCTGCAAGGACATAGAGAGTGGTTGGTCAGTATATATTAATTGCTTACTTTATTGGACGTTAATTGTTACTGTTTACTGattattgaataaaatttttcattatgGAGCAGACTGAAGTGATCTTTCTTGCACAATTGAGGCACCCACATCTTGTGAAGTTGATCGGATATTGCTGCGAAGAAGAACATAGACTGCTGGTTTATGAATATATGCCAAGAGGCAGCTTGGAGAACCAGCTATTTCGAAGTATGTTGTGTCTGTAAATTACCATTTGTTTCAGTTCATATATAAACAATAAAGGAATTAATGTGAAATGTCAATCTCCCATGGTGCAGGGTACTCGGTTTCTCTTCCATGGGCGACGAGGATGAAAATTGCTCTTGGAGCTGCCAAGGGTCTTGCCTATCTCCATGAAGCAGAAAAACCAGTAATTTACCGAGATTTCAAAGCGTCGAATATCTTGTTAGACTCTGTAAGTAATGCTTTTTTCATCATGTTCTTAATTTTTTACCTACCGCACAAAACTTTTTTCGCTTTAGAACTCCAACATTGATTCTGTATAATCTTTTTTACAGGATTACACAGCCAAACTTTCTGATTTTGGTCTCGCAAAAGATGGTCCGGAAGGGGATGACACGCATGTATCCACCAGGGTGATGGGGACAGAAGGCTATGCTGCTCCTGAATACGTCATGACAGGTCACTTGACGGTTATGAGTGATGTGTATAGCTTTGGAGTGGTACTTTTGGAGCTTTTAACAGGGAGAAGATCTTTAGACAAGAAACGTAGCCCAAGAGAGCAGAACTTGGTAGAGTGGGCGAGGCCAATATTGAATGATGCCAGGAAACTTGGGCGGATAATGGATCCTAGACTGGAAGGCCAATACTCGGAAATGGGGGCACGAAAGGCAGCTGCATTGGCTTATCAATGCCTTAGCCAACGCCCAAAGCAAAGACCAAAAATGTGTGATGTGGTGGGGATTTTGGAGCCCCTTCAGGATTATGAAGACATCCCAATTGGTTCCTTCGTTTATACGGTTCCAAACCAAAGTGGTTCACcaaaggaggaggagaaggaatGTGAATCTAAAAAGAAAGAGACTGGGCATCATCAAAGAAACCACAGACCTCATCATCACGGCCATGGGCATCAAAACAGGTCACCAAAAATGTCTCCCATTCACTCCAAAAACGACACCCTTGAAAGTAAGTTGAATTCTCCCTTGCATCATACAGCAAGGGGAGCATAGGGTATATAGATCACACTGTAAATAGGATTAATTACAGATTGCGTTGGATTTTGATCACTGTGGCGAATGTTAAAGGAGTGTAAGATTtacataccaaaaaaaaaaagtgtaagaTTTTCTTGAGCGCAAAGACGTGTTTTACTTGCATTGATTCTTCCAAAATAGAAGAAATTGCTTTTCTTGGTTGAATTCTGAGTATTAATTGTTTATCAAGCAAAAGACTAATTAGTAATCACAAAGGATTTTGATaaggaaataaaaaatcaaaattttcaaaatacagcTAACCATGAAATTAGATTATGTTACTCTTTGTtgggaagaaaaataaaatcaatatctaaactcccacttaaattatttttaaatctctCAATTTACAAActcattcttttttttatatatattaattttaagttcttaaattcaattatttaattttaaaaagacataaagttgttaaaaaaatataaatacatttataataaaaattattagtttaacaattcttaatttttaaatatttttcgtGATAGTAATTCAATAAAAGAACTTTATAAATAcgataaataaaaaattgttatgaatatcttattaagagAAGAGTTGGTGCGGCAGAAGGGGTGCGGGTGGTTTGGTATTcggtttattcaaattattcgagttatttgaattcgaaaactcaattcgattcgaactcaaaatttgaaaaaaaatttcgagttgacTCGATTAATTCGATTAACACTGTAATAGGCCCTATTTGCTCGAGCCCAGGACCAAAAGaaaccaaaattaaaaacaacaaaCCCAACAGGCCCAAATTacaaa
Protein-coding sequences here:
- the LOC107901060 gene encoding serine/threonine-protein kinase RIPK, which translates into the protein MTVMKITLRSIIPSCSKGVVKPEGKPKKDVSKQGSFTRFAMLDFSYPSSMLSEDLSTSLAGSNLYVFTLGELRLITNSFSSANFLGQGGFGPVHKGFIDDKLRPGLKAQSVAVKLLDLEGLQGHREWLTEVIFLAQLRHPHLVKLIGYCCEEEHRLLVYEYMPRGSLENQLFRRYSVSLPWATRMKIALGAAKGLAYLHEAEKPVIYRDFKASNILLDSDYTAKLSDFGLAKDGPEGDDTHVSTRVMGTEGYAAPEYVMTGHLTVMSDVYSFGVVLLELLTGRRSLDKKRSPREQNLVEWARPILNDARKLGRIMDPRLEGQYSEMGARKAAALAYQCLSQRPKQRPKMCDVVGILEPLQDYEDIPIGSFVYTVPNQSGSPKEEEKECESKKKETGHHQRNHRPHHHGHGHQNRSPKMSPIHSKNDTLESKLNSPLHHTARGA